From the Suncus etruscus isolate mSunEtr1 chromosome 19, mSunEtr1.pri.cur, whole genome shotgun sequence genome, one window contains:
- the RNPC3 gene encoding RNA-binding region-containing protein 3 isoform X2 has protein sequence MAVPEQQLPSARGCPSSAASPAPSRGDRTLLVRHLPAELSAEEKEDLLKYFGAQSVRVLSDKGRLKHTAFATFPNEKAAVKALTRLHQLKLLGHTLVVEFAKEQDEVHSPCPTSDTEKKKRSDVPVEEDKESKEVGCLTIENGIAPNHGLTFPLNSCLKYMYPPPSSTILANIVNALASVPKFYVQYEDYMLLHAPLPPTSPQPPEEPPLPEEDEEFSSKESEYESSDDEGRQRMTKLMELANLQPTRPKTVKQRHVRKKQKIKDMLNTPSASHSNLHPVLLPSDVFDQTQPVGNKKIEFHISTDMPAGLEKDLDKEQNFEEQNSGFGKIFPKPNLNIEEEIKDDYDDMPSECISRRELEKGRISKEEMEKLSVFRSYEPGEPNCRIYVKNLAKHVQEKDLKFIFGRYVDFSSETQRIMFDIRLMTEGRMKGQAFIGLPNEKAAAKALKEANGYVLLGKPMVVQFARSARPKQDSKDGKRKC, from the exons ATGGCGGTGCCCGAGCAGCAGCTGCCTTCGGCGAGGGGATGTCCGAGTTCTGCTGCTTCCCCTGCGCCGTCGCGAGGCGACCGAACCCTCCTGGTGAGGCATCTGCCCGCCGAGCTGAGCGCGGAGGAGAAGGAGGATTTGCTCAAGTATTTCGGGGCGCAGTCGGTGCGCGTGCTGTCGGATAAGGGGCGACTG AAACATACAGCTTTTGCTACTTTCCCTAATGAAAAGGCAGCTGTAAAG GCATTGACAAGACTTCATCAGTTGAAACTTTTAGGTCATACTTTAGTTGTTGAATTTGCAAAAGAACAAGATGAAGTTCATTCCCCATGTCCCACCTCAgacactgaaaaaaagaaaag ATCTGATGTCCCTGTGGAAGAGgataaagaaagtaaagaagttGGCTGTTTAACCATAGAAAATGGAATTGCACCAAATCATGg cctGACTTTTCCCCTGAATTCATGCCTCAAATACATGTATCCACCACCTTCAAGCACAATCCTTGCAAATATAGTAAATGCTTTGGCAAGTGTACCTAAGTTTTATGTACAG TATGAAGATTATATGCTGTTACATGCACCTCTTCCACCTACATCTCCACAACCACCAGAGGAGCCTCCTTTGCCAGAGGAGGATGAAGAATTTTCTAGTAAAGAATCAGAATATGAAAGCAGTGATGATGAAGGTCGACAAAG GATGACTAAACTAATGGAACTGGCTAATCTTCAGCCCACAAGACCAAAAACAGTAAAGCAGCGTCAtgtgagaaaaaagcaaaaaataaaagatatgttaAATACACCTTCTGCTTCACACAG CAATTTGCATCCTGTGCTGTTACCTTCCGATGTATTTGACCAAACACAACCTGTAggtaataaaaaaattgaattccATATATCTACTGACATGCCAGCTGGATTGGAAAAAGATTTAGACAAAGAACAAAATTTTGAAGAACAAAATAGTG GATTTGGAAAAATCTTCCCCAAACCTAATTTGAAcattgaagaagaaataaaggatgaCTATGATGACATGCCATCAGAATGTATTTCTAGGCGAGAGTTGGAGAAAGGCAGAATTTCTAAAGAAG aaatggaaaaactttCGGTATTCAGAAGTTATGAACCTGGTGAACCAAATTGTAGAATTTATGTAAAGAATTTAGCTAAACATGTTCAAGAAAAG GATCTTAAGTTTATTtttggaagatatgttgatttttcttCAGAAACTCAGCGAATAAT GTTTGACATACGCTTGATGACAGAAGGGCGTATGAAAGGACAGGCATTTATTGGACTTCCAAATGAAAAGGCAGCAGCAAAGGCATTAAAGGAAGCAAATGGATATGTACTCCTTGGAAAACCCATGGTGGTT cagTTTGCTCGATCTGCTAGACCAAAGCAAGATTCtaaagatggaaaaagaaaatgttaa
- the RNPC3 gene encoding RNA-binding region-containing protein 3 isoform X1 translates to MAVPEQQLPSARGCPSSAASPAPSRGDRTLLVRHLPAELSAEEKEDLLKYFGAQSVRVLSDKGRLKHTAFATFPNEKAAVKALTRLHQLKLLGHTLVVEFAKEQDEVHSPCPTSDTEKKKRSDVPVEEDKESKEVGCLTIENGIAPNHGLTFPLNSCLKYMYPPPSSTILANIVNALASVPKFYVQVLHLMNKMNLPTPFGPITARPPMYEDYMLLHAPLPPTSPQPPEEPPLPEEDEEFSSKESEYESSDDEGRQRMTKLMELANLQPTRPKTVKQRHVRKKQKIKDMLNTPSASHSNLHPVLLPSDVFDQTQPVGNKKIEFHISTDMPAGLEKDLDKEQNFEEQNSGFGKIFPKPNLNIEEEIKDDYDDMPSECISRRELEKGRISKEEMEKLSVFRSYEPGEPNCRIYVKNLAKHVQEKDLKFIFGRYVDFSSETQRIMFDIRLMTEGRMKGQAFIGLPNEKAAAKALKEANGYVLLGKPMVVQFARSARPKQDSKDGKRKC, encoded by the exons ATGGCGGTGCCCGAGCAGCAGCTGCCTTCGGCGAGGGGATGTCCGAGTTCTGCTGCTTCCCCTGCGCCGTCGCGAGGCGACCGAACCCTCCTGGTGAGGCATCTGCCCGCCGAGCTGAGCGCGGAGGAGAAGGAGGATTTGCTCAAGTATTTCGGGGCGCAGTCGGTGCGCGTGCTGTCGGATAAGGGGCGACTG AAACATACAGCTTTTGCTACTTTCCCTAATGAAAAGGCAGCTGTAAAG GCATTGACAAGACTTCATCAGTTGAAACTTTTAGGTCATACTTTAGTTGTTGAATTTGCAAAAGAACAAGATGAAGTTCATTCCCCATGTCCCACCTCAgacactgaaaaaaagaaaag ATCTGATGTCCCTGTGGAAGAGgataaagaaagtaaagaagttGGCTGTTTAACCATAGAAAATGGAATTGCACCAAATCATGg cctGACTTTTCCCCTGAATTCATGCCTCAAATACATGTATCCACCACCTTCAAGCACAATCCTTGCAAATATAGTAAATGCTTTGGCAAGTGTACCTAAGTTTTATGTACAG GTGCTTCATCttatgaataaaatgaatttgCCCACTCCTTTTGGACCAATTACTGCACGACCTCCTATG TATGAAGATTATATGCTGTTACATGCACCTCTTCCACCTACATCTCCACAACCACCAGAGGAGCCTCCTTTGCCAGAGGAGGATGAAGAATTTTCTAGTAAAGAATCAGAATATGAAAGCAGTGATGATGAAGGTCGACAAAG GATGACTAAACTAATGGAACTGGCTAATCTTCAGCCCACAAGACCAAAAACAGTAAAGCAGCGTCAtgtgagaaaaaagcaaaaaataaaagatatgttaAATACACCTTCTGCTTCACACAG CAATTTGCATCCTGTGCTGTTACCTTCCGATGTATTTGACCAAACACAACCTGTAggtaataaaaaaattgaattccATATATCTACTGACATGCCAGCTGGATTGGAAAAAGATTTAGACAAAGAACAAAATTTTGAAGAACAAAATAGTG GATTTGGAAAAATCTTCCCCAAACCTAATTTGAAcattgaagaagaaataaaggatgaCTATGATGACATGCCATCAGAATGTATTTCTAGGCGAGAGTTGGAGAAAGGCAGAATTTCTAAAGAAG aaatggaaaaactttCGGTATTCAGAAGTTATGAACCTGGTGAACCAAATTGTAGAATTTATGTAAAGAATTTAGCTAAACATGTTCAAGAAAAG GATCTTAAGTTTATTtttggaagatatgttgatttttcttCAGAAACTCAGCGAATAAT GTTTGACATACGCTTGATGACAGAAGGGCGTATGAAAGGACAGGCATTTATTGGACTTCCAAATGAAAAGGCAGCAGCAAAGGCATTAAAGGAAGCAAATGGATATGTACTCCTTGGAAAACCCATGGTGGTT cagTTTGCTCGATCTGCTAGACCAAAGCAAGATTCtaaagatggaaaaagaaaatgttaa